A single genomic interval of Proteiniborus sp. DW1 harbors:
- a CDS encoding 4Fe-4S binding protein yields MSYKITDACISCGACEPECPVNAISAGDDKYVIDAETCIDCGACANVCPVDAPIPE; encoded by the coding sequence ATGTCATATAAAATTACAGATGCATGTATTAGCTGTGGAGCATGTGAACCAGAGTGCCCTGTGAATGCTATTAGCGCAGGAGACGATAAATACGTTATAGATGCAGAAACTTGCATTGACTGTGGAGCATGTGCAAATGTATGCCCAGTAGATGCACCTATACCAGAATAA